The following proteins are encoded in a genomic region of Sesamum indicum cultivar Zhongzhi No. 13 linkage group LG8, S_indicum_v1.0, whole genome shotgun sequence:
- the LOC105169595 gene encoding allene oxide synthase 3-like — MSDLPTRQIPGDYGLPFFGSIGDRLKYYYSQGEVEFFKTRMHKYESTVFRCNMPPGPFMARDPRVVCLLDAVSFQTLFDNSKVEKRDVLDGTFMPSTAFTGGYRACAYLDPSEPNHAILKGFFLSFLAGKHKIIIPLFRQTISGLFSGLEDEVSSKGSSNFNDLSDTASFEFVFRLLCDKSPSEANIGSKGPKMVDKWLFLQLAPLMTLGLKFVPKLLEDLLIHTFPLPFLLVKSDYNKLYEAFYKSAGPLLDEAERIGLKRDEACHNLVFLAGFNAYGGMKRLFPALIKWVGAAGEDLHRRLADEIRAAVKKGGVTLSALDEMNLTKSVVYEALRIEPPVPYQYAKAKQDFTIHNHESSFLIKKGEMLFGYQPIATKDPKVFENPDEFIADRFVGEGEKLIQYVYWSNGRETDGPTTENKQCPGKELVVLLCRLLLVEFFLNYDTFKVDTSNLVFGSAVLTFKSLTKATQSS; from the coding sequence ATGTCAGACCTCCCAACCCGACAAATCCCCGGCGACTACGGCCTCCCATTTTTCGGGTCCATCGGCGATCGCCTCAAATATTACTACAGCCAAGGAGAAGTTGAATTCTTCAAGACCCGCATGCACAAGTATGAATCCACGGTTTTCCGTTGCAACATGCCGCCGGGCCCGTTTATGGCCCGAGATCCTCGCGTCGTCTGCCTTCTTGACGCTGTTAGCTTCCAGACCCTTTTCGACAACTCGAAAGTCGAGAAGAGAGACGTGCTCGACGGCACTTTCATGCCCTCCACCGCGTTCACCGGCGGCTACCGGGCCTGCGCTTATTTGGATCCTTCTGAACCCAACCACGCAATTCTCAAAGGTTTTTTTCTGTCTTTTCTTGCCGGAAAGCATAAGATAATTATCCCGTTATTCAGGCAGACGATATCCGGGCTTTTTTCGGGACTGGAAGATGAGGTCTCCTCTAAAGGCAGTTCCAACTTCAACGACTTAAGTGACACCGCGTCCTTTGAGTTCGTTTTCCGTCTGTTGTGCGATAAGAGCCCATCAGAAGCTAATATAGGGTCCAAGGGCCCGAAAATGGTGGATAAGTGGCTTTTCTTGCAGCTCGCCCCGCTCATGACTTTGGGCTTAAAGTTTGTTCCCAAGCTCTTGGAAGATTTGCTGATCCACACATTCCCACTGCCTTTTCTCCTCGTAAAATCTGATTATAATAAGCTGTACGAAGCTTTTTATAAGTCAGCAGGCCCGCTTTTGGATGAAGCTGAAAGAATCGGGTTGAAAAGAGACGAAGCCTGCCATAACCTGGTGTTTCTAGCAGGGTTCAACGCTTACGGCGGAATGAAACGACTGTTTCCAGCTCTGATCAAGTGGGTCGGCGCTGCCGGAGAAGATTTGCACCGCCGGCTTGCGGATGAAATCAGGGCCGCCGTCAAGAAAGGTGGGGTGACTCTATCAGCCCTGGACGAGATGAATCTGACCAAGTCAGTTGTTTACGAGGCATTGAGAATTGAACCCCCAGTGCCTTATCAATACGCCAAAGCCAAGCAGGATTTCACCATCCATAACCACGAATCCTCgttcttgatcaagaaaggGGAAATGCTGTTTGGGTACCAGCCAATCGCAACCAAAGATCCCAAGGTTTTCGAGAATCCCGATGAATTTATAGCCGATAGATTTGTGGGGGAGGGAGAGAAGTTGATCCAGTACGTGTATTGGTCGAATGGGAGAGAAACGGATGGTCCGACGACGGAGAACAAGCAATGCCCGGGGAAGGAGTTGGTGGTGCTGTTGTGCAGGTTACTGTTGGTGGAATTTTTCCTCAACTACGATACATTTAAGGTTGATACCTCGAACTTAGTGTTCGGATCAGCCGTGCTGACGTTCAAGTCACTAACAAAAGCTACACAAAGCTCCTGA
- the LOC105169596 gene encoding cold-regulated 413 plasma membrane protein 2, with amino-acid sequence MDKVLGGKRSYLAMKTDYAAANELITSDLKDVGNAVKKLANHAVKLGGLGFGTSFLKWVAAVAAIYLLILDRTNWKTNILTSLLIPYIFLSLPSWLFSLLRGELGKWIAIIAVVLRLFFPRHFPDWLELPGALILLIVVAPSFFAVTIRGSIVGVFICLAIGCYLLQEHIRASGGFRNSFTKSNGISNSIGILLLFLYPVWALVLFLL; translated from the exons ATGGATAAAGTGCTGGGGGGAAAGAGAAGTTATTTGGCGATGAAGACTGATTACGCAGCAGCCAACGAACTCATCACTTCTGACTTGAAAGATGTCGGGAACGCGGTGAAAAAGCTAGCCAATCATGCTGTCAAGCTTGGTGGCCTTGGATTTGGGACTTCCTTTCTCAAATGGGTTGCTGCTGTCGCTGCCAT TTACTTGCTAATCTTGGACCGCACAAACTGGAAAACCAACATTCTTACATCCCTCTTGATCCCCTACATTTTCCTCAGTCTTCCTTCATGGTTATTTAGCCTGCTCAG GGGAGAACTTGGAAAGTGGATTGCTATTATTGCTGTTGTGCTACGCCTATTCTTTCCCCGACATTTCCCAG ATTGGTTGGAATTGCCAGGAGCTTTGATCCTTCTGATTGTGGTGGCTCCTAGCTTCTTTGCCGTAACCATAAGGGGCAGCATTGTGGGAGTATTTATTTGCTTGGCCATCGGGTGTTACTTGCTGCAGGAACATATCCGAGCATCTGGTGGGTTCAGGAACTCCTTTACAAAGAGCAACGGCATTTCAAACTCTATTGGGATACTGCTCCTCTTCTTATATCCAGTTTGGGCACTCGTACTTTTCCTTCTTTAG